In the genome of Meles meles chromosome 4, mMelMel3.1 paternal haplotype, whole genome shotgun sequence, one region contains:
- the P2RY1 gene encoding P2Y purinoceptor 1 yields the protein MTEVLWPAVPNGTDATFPAGQGLPWGNGTAASTAAVAAASFACSLTKTGFQFYYLPAVYILVFIIGFLGNSVAIWMFVFHMKPWSGISVYMFNLALADFLYVLTLPALIFYYFNKTDWIFGDAMCKLQRFIFHVNLYGSILFLTCISAHRYSGVVYPLKSLGRLKKKNAVYISVLVWLIVVVGISPILFYSGTQIRKNKTITCYDTTSDEYLRSYFIYSMCTTVAMFCVPLVLILGCYGLIVRALIYNDLDNSPLRRKSIYLVIIVLTVFAVSYIPFHVMKTMNLRARLDFQTPEMCAFNDRVYATYQVTRGLASLNSCVDPILYFLAGDTFRRRLSRATRKASRRSEANLQSKSEDMTLNILSEFKQNGDTSL from the coding sequence ATGACCGAGGTGCTGTGGCCGGCTGTCCCCAATGGGACGGACGCTACCTTCCCGGCCGGCCAGGGTTTGCCCTGGGGGAACGGCACCGCAGCCTCCACAGCGGCTGTCGCAGCAGCCTCTTTCGCATGCTCCCTGACCAAGACGGGTTTCCAGTTCTACTACCTGCCGGCTGTCTACATCTTGGTGTTCATTATTGGCTTCCTGGGCAACAGCGTGGCGATCTGGATGTTTGTCTTCCACATGAAGCCGTGGAGCGGCATCTCCGTGTACATGTTCAACTTGGCCCTGGCCGACTTTTTGTACGTGCTGACTCTGCCCGCGCTCATCTTCTACTATTTCAATAAGACGGACTGGATCTTTGGGGATGCCATGTGCAAGCTGCAGAGGTTTATCTTCCATGTAAACCTCTACGGCAGCATCTTGTTCCTAACCTGCATCAGCGCGCACCGGTACAGCGGTGTGGTGTACCCGCTCAAGTCTCTGGGCAGGCTCAAGAAGAAGAATGCTGTCTACATCAGCGTGCTAGTGTGGCTCATCGTGGTGGTGGGCATCTCCCCCATCCTCTTCTACTCAGGCACCCAGATCcggaaaaacaaaaccatcaccTGCTATGACACCACCTCCGACGAGTACCTGCGAAGTTATTTCATCTACAGCATGTGCACCACTGTGGCCATGTTCTGTGTCCCCTTGGTACTGATTCTGGGCTGTTACGGATTAATTGTGAGAGCTTTGATCTACAACGACCTGGACAACTCACCTCTGAGAAGGAAATCCATTTACCTGGTGATTATTGTACTGACTGTCTTTGCTGTCTCTTACATCCCTTTCCATGTAATGAAAACGATGAATCTGAGGGCCCGGCTGGATTTTCAGACCCCAGAAATGTGTGCATTCAATGACCGGGTTTATGCCACTTATCAGGTGACAAGAGGTCTAGCAAGTCTCAACAGTTGTGTGGACCCCATTCTCTATTTCTTGGCAGGAGATACTTTCAGGAGGAGACTCTCCAGAGCCACCAGGAAAGCTTCCAGAAGAAGTGAGGCAAATTTGCAATCCAAGAGCGAAGACATGACCCTCAATATTTTGTCGGAGTTCAAGCAGAATGGAGATACAAGCTTGTAA